One region of Parerythrobacter jejuensis genomic DNA includes:
- the sdhC gene encoding succinate dehydrogenase, cytochrome b556 subunit, which translates to MANRPLSPHLQIWKWGPHMLVSILHRITGDGMALVGLGVFLWWLGALASGPEAYETFSFLATTPLGYFVLIGLSWAFFTHMMSGLRHFVLDIGAGYELDTNRFWSIASPIIAILLTAGFWALILLR; encoded by the coding sequence ATGGCCAACCGCCCACTTTCACCGCATCTGCAAATCTGGAAATGGGGCCCGCATATGCTGGTCTCCATCCTGCACCGTATCACGGGCGACGGGATGGCACTTGTCGGCCTCGGGGTATTCCTGTGGTGGCTGGGCGCATTGGCCAGTGGGCCGGAGGCGTACGAGACCTTCTCTTTCCTGGCCACGACCCCGCTCGGCTATTTCGTGCTGATCGGCCTGAGCTGGGCCTTCTTCACCCATATGATGAGCGGGCTGCGTCACTTCGTACTGGATATCGGTGCCGGGTATGAACTGGATACCAACCGGTTCTGGTCGATCGCTTCGCCGATTATCGCCATTCTTCTGACTGCGGGCTTCTGGGCCCTCATCCTGCTGCGCTGA
- a CDS encoding SDR family NAD(P)-dependent oxidoreductase: MTTILLTGSSRGIGAATRDALAERGAKVIGHSTKGANEGEIAADFTEPVAPQMLWQDALVQAGGTIDVLINNAGLFDPNPLNSADIRWLDAWEDTLRINLTASAQLSRFAVQHWLERGVEGRIVHIASRAGHRGDSPAHWHYAAAKGGMLAMHKTIARAYASEGILSYAITPGFTDTAMAGDYLDSRGGPGLLADIPLGRVAEPEEIATIASWCALDAPPSLTGATLDANGASYVR, from the coding sequence ATGACGACTATCCTTCTGACCGGATCGAGCCGCGGCATAGGTGCGGCAACCCGCGACGCGCTGGCCGAGCGTGGTGCCAAAGTGATCGGCCACTCCACCAAAGGGGCAAATGAAGGTGAAATTGCCGCCGATTTTACCGAGCCCGTCGCCCCCCAGATGCTGTGGCAGGACGCGCTTGTCCAAGCGGGCGGCACGATCGACGTGCTGATCAACAATGCCGGGCTGTTCGATCCCAACCCGCTAAATTCCGCCGACATCCGGTGGCTGGATGCGTGGGAAGATACCTTGCGGATCAACCTGACGGCTTCTGCCCAGCTGAGCCGGTTCGCGGTGCAGCATTGGCTCGAACGTGGGGTTGAAGGCCGGATCGTCCACATAGCCAGCCGCGCAGGGCATCGCGGCGATTCCCCCGCGCACTGGCATTACGCCGCCGCAAAGGGAGGCATGCTGGCCATGCACAAGACCATTGCCCGCGCCTATGCCAGCGAGGGCATCCTCAGCTACGCCATCACCCCCGGCTTTACCGATACCGCCATGGCGGGCGATTATCTTGATAGCCGCGGTGGGCCGGGCCTGTTGGCCGATATCCCCCTTGGCCGCGTGGCCGAGCCGGAAGAAATCGCCACGATCGCTTCCTGGTGCGCGCTCGACGCCCCACCCAGCCTGACCGGTGCAACTCTCGACGCAAATGGAGCAAGCTATGTTCGCTAG
- a CDS encoding MBL fold metallo-hydrolase codes for MFARRAFVALAFVALAGCHTASGGTAVPLDLDTMEEFAASCEPWDTWSKPGPIFAVDDDVYGGTRYVGSCGITMLAVHTDDGVVLLDTGEAQFHDQLITNLGRAGIKPADVKYILTSHEHYDHVGGLAAMQNATGARIVTSEPAKPVIESGKLATDDPQSGMHDPMEPARVWQTVGDGETLDLDGKSFMAIAVPGHTPGALAWQWETQIGSRRVTIVYADSLSPVSGDAYKFSANPDYVAQYRAGLERLRAADCDILLTPHPSASKMLERAASGSLVGGMTCTEYADSIEQRLDKRLAEEAE; via the coding sequence ATGTTCGCTAGGAGAGCATTTGTCGCACTCGCCTTCGTCGCCTTGGCCGGATGCCATACCGCAAGCGGAGGAACCGCGGTTCCGCTCGATCTCGATACGATGGAGGAATTCGCGGCCTCCTGCGAACCATGGGACACTTGGTCAAAACCAGGCCCGATCTTCGCCGTGGACGACGATGTTTACGGCGGAACCCGCTATGTCGGCAGCTGCGGGATCACTATGCTGGCTGTCCACACCGATGACGGGGTGGTTCTGCTCGATACAGGCGAAGCGCAGTTCCATGATCAGTTGATCACCAATCTTGGCCGTGCGGGCATCAAGCCTGCCGATGTGAAGTATATCCTCACCAGCCATGAGCATTACGACCATGTCGGCGGGCTTGCCGCTATGCAGAATGCAACGGGCGCGCGGATTGTCACAAGCGAACCGGCCAAACCGGTCATCGAGAGCGGTAAGCTTGCCACGGACGATCCGCAATCCGGCATGCACGACCCGATGGAACCGGCGCGCGTCTGGCAGACAGTGGGAGACGGCGAGACCCTCGATCTCGATGGCAAATCATTCATGGCCATTGCCGTTCCCGGTCACACACCCGGGGCCTTGGCGTGGCAGTGGGAAACACAGATCGGCAGCCGCCGCGTTACCATTGTCTATGCGGATAGCCTTTCGCCGGTCAGCGGCGACGCGTACAAATTCTCGGCAAACCCTGACTATGTTGCACAATATCGCGCCGGGTTGGAGCGATTGCGCGCAGCGGATTGTGATATCCTGCTGACACCGCACCCGAGCGCGAGCAAAATGCTCGAGCGCGCGGCTTCCGGCAGTCTGGTAGGCGGGATGACCTGCACCGAATATGCCGACAGTATTGAACAACGCCTCGACAAAAGGCTGGCCGAGGAAGCGGAGTGA
- a CDS encoding 50S ribosomal protein L11 methyltransferase, whose protein sequence is MSTSWKITAFAPKPAVQAALLAQDAIEDWDYDLVISGSEVAEDTPDDWVLEAWFPRKPGKAQQNALKNLFEGTPPEFQVEKLPDQDWVTLSQLGVDPIRAGRFHVHTPEHDADPAPGVVNFAIPASQAFGTGQHETTAACLAMLDRMKQQGVVARNIADIGTGTGLLAFGALALWPRAVATASDIDAVCVPVVEENCRQNGIRLGSGRGSLTMVVAAGTDHPLIHARGPYDLLIANILAGPLIALASDFAAQVPSGGNLLLAGLLETQERDVRRAYRMAGFRLSHRIINGDWSILWLRKRP, encoded by the coding sequence GTGAGCACGTCGTGGAAAATCACGGCCTTCGCGCCCAAGCCCGCGGTCCAGGCCGCGCTGTTGGCACAGGACGCGATCGAGGATTGGGACTATGACCTTGTCATCTCGGGTAGCGAAGTGGCCGAGGATACGCCCGACGACTGGGTGCTGGAGGCTTGGTTTCCCCGCAAGCCGGGCAAGGCACAACAGAATGCGTTGAAGAACCTGTTCGAGGGCACACCGCCCGAATTTCAGGTGGAGAAACTGCCAGATCAGGATTGGGTGACGCTCAGCCAGCTGGGTGTCGATCCGATCCGCGCTGGCCGTTTCCATGTCCACACGCCGGAACATGATGCCGACCCTGCGCCCGGGGTGGTCAACTTTGCGATACCGGCCAGCCAGGCCTTTGGCACCGGCCAGCACGAGACGACAGCCGCCTGCCTCGCCATGCTTGACCGGATGAAACAGCAGGGTGTGGTTGCCCGCAATATCGCGGATATCGGCACCGGCACCGGATTGCTGGCCTTTGGCGCACTCGCTCTGTGGCCGCGTGCGGTCGCCACAGCGAGCGATATCGACGCAGTCTGTGTCCCCGTGGTGGAAGAAAACTGCCGCCAGAATGGCATCAGGCTGGGCAGCGGTCGTGGGTCCCTGACCATGGTCGTTGCTGCGGGGACCGACCATCCGCTCATCCATGCTCGCGGCCCCTATGATTTGCTGATTGCCAATATTCTCGCCGGACCTCTGATCGCGCTCGCGTCGGATTTTGCAGCGCAAGTCCCTAGCGGCGGCAACTTGTTGCTGGCCGGGCTGCTCGAAACGCAGGAACGTGATGTCAGGAGAGCCTACCGTATGGCGGGCTTCCGGCTTTCACACCGGATCATCAATGGCGATTGGTCGATCCTGTGGCTGCGCAAGCGACCTTAG
- a CDS encoding SDR family oxidoreductase, with protein MAKTLLITGASSGIGAATAKAAAKAGWNVALLARSAESLDTLAEEIGDAALAIPCDVTDRQALVEAVEQTTARFGKLDAVYANAGTGVNSPGIEQGDPDEWHDLIHINILAVLYTAHATLPELRKTKGQFIVTGSKAGREHFKGSVYSATKWFVHGFAGNLAEEMREFGGRCCVISPGMVNTAFFDEPKPSKLQPEDIADAVVFTLEQPDTSSVREIHLMPND; from the coding sequence ATGGCAAAAACCCTCCTAATTACTGGCGCATCTTCGGGTATCGGTGCGGCAACGGCCAAAGCCGCTGCAAAGGCAGGCTGGAATGTCGCCCTGCTCGCCCGATCCGCCGAGTCGCTCGACACCTTGGCCGAAGAGATTGGTGACGCTGCCCTGGCCATCCCCTGTGATGTGACCGATCGCCAGGCGCTGGTCGAGGCAGTGGAACAGACCACGGCGCGTTTCGGCAAGCTCGACGCAGTTTATGCAAACGCCGGAACCGGTGTGAACAGCCCCGGGATCGAGCAGGGCGACCCGGATGAATGGCACGATCTAATTCACATCAACATCCTGGCCGTGCTTTACACCGCGCACGCCACTCTGCCCGAATTGCGCAAGACCAAGGGGCAATTCATCGTCACCGGATCCAAGGCCGGCCGCGAACATTTCAAAGGCTCGGTCTACAGCGCGACAAAATGGTTTGTGCACGGCTTTGCTGGCAATCTGGCGGAAGAAATGCGCGAATTTGGCGGGCGCTGCTGCGTGATATCGCCGGGCATGGTCAACACCGCGTTTTTCGATGAACCCAAGCCAAGCAAACTTCAGCCCGAGGATATCGCCGATGCGGTGGTATTCACTTTGGAGCAGCCCGACACGTCATCTGTACGTGAAATTCACCTGATGCCCAACGACTGA
- a CDS encoding CinA family protein encodes MLRDLHPQALRIAGLLRERDEKIAVADGATGGMIAASLLTVPGALDFFVGGAVVYSLRARDVLFAQPREAYRGMRGASEEYALLQARSIRDNFQADWGLAESGSVGGSSHPSGTPAGTSCAAVVSPDGAWTHITQTESDARIANMEAFTRAALDFLEQRLAQ; translated from the coding sequence ATGCTGCGCGACCTTCACCCCCAAGCCCTCCGTATCGCAGGCTTGCTAAGAGAGCGGGACGAGAAAATCGCGGTCGCAGATGGGGCGACCGGCGGCATGATCGCAGCCTCCTTGCTGACCGTTCCCGGCGCGCTCGATTTCTTTGTCGGAGGCGCGGTGGTCTATTCGCTACGGGCCAGGGACGTCCTGTTTGCCCAGCCGCGCGAGGCCTATCGCGGGATGCGCGGGGCGAGTGAGGAGTATGCGCTGCTGCAGGCGCGCTCCATCCGGGACAACTTTCAGGCGGATTGGGGGCTGGCGGAAAGTGGCTCCGTTGGCGGCAGCAGCCATCCCAGCGGTACACCTGCGGGCACCAGTTGCGCCGCAGTGGTCAGCCCGGATGGCGCGTGGACCCACATCACCCAAACTGAAAGCGACGCGCGGATAGCCAATATGGAAGCCTTCACCCGCGCTGCCTTGGACTTTCTGGAACAGCGCCTCGCCCAATAG
- a CDS encoding serine hydrolase has protein sequence MRRLPNRLASIARRKCRWTLPLIAVAAAGCSDASVEGDPETSAAAAYQQRIEEVPRRPVAPDLSAEERALDDAVFTTANVFEGYVGIAIRDIERGRVIHFNGERMFPQQSLSKLWVALAALEKVDEGELDLAEKVSIRRSDLTVFHQPVRKIVLARGAFHTDYGDLLRRAITESDNTANDMLLRRVGGPPGVRNAIAAGDLGAIKFGPGERAMQSALAGLEWDPSYSIGKRFFEVRKTVPAAQREIAFNGYVNDPVDGASPNAIAAALARLAQGDLLEPPTTDLFLRLLDAVKSGPNRLKGGVPEGWSIGHKTGTGQVLDTVPPGVIGEQAGYNDVGILTAPDGHRYAVVVMIGRTATPVPERMELMHRIVAATVAYHYQAKGEAVPPAMLPPIEES, from the coding sequence ATGCGCCGCCTGCCGAATAGGCTCGCCTCTATCGCGCGGCGCAAGTGCCGCTGGACCTTGCCGCTGATCGCTGTCGCGGCGGCAGGTTGCAGTGATGCCAGCGTTGAAGGCGATCCCGAGACGTCTGCAGCTGCCGCTTATCAGCAGCGGATCGAGGAGGTCCCCCGGCGGCCAGTCGCGCCCGACCTCTCTGCGGAAGAGCGCGCGTTGGACGACGCCGTGTTCACCACTGCCAACGTGTTCGAAGGATATGTCGGCATTGCCATTCGCGATATCGAGCGCGGGCGGGTGATTCACTTCAATGGTGAAAGGATGTTCCCGCAACAGAGCCTCAGCAAGCTGTGGGTCGCGCTCGCCGCGCTGGAAAAGGTCGACGAAGGCGAGCTCGATCTGGCGGAGAAGGTCAGCATCCGGCGCAGCGATCTGACTGTGTTCCACCAGCCGGTGCGCAAAATCGTGCTGGCGCGCGGCGCGTTCCATACCGACTATGGCGACTTATTGCGACGCGCGATCACCGAAAGCGACAATACTGCCAACGATATGCTGCTACGGCGGGTTGGCGGGCCACCCGGGGTACGCAATGCCATCGCCGCTGGCGATCTGGGTGCGATAAAATTCGGACCGGGCGAACGCGCGATGCAAAGCGCACTGGCCGGTTTGGAATGGGATCCGTCCTATTCTATCGGCAAACGCTTCTTCGAAGTCCGCAAGACAGTTCCGGCAGCCCAGCGCGAGATTGCCTTCAACGGCTATGTCAATGATCCGGTCGACGGCGCGAGCCCCAATGCCATCGCAGCGGCGCTCGCGCGTCTGGCGCAAGGCGACCTGCTGGAACCGCCAACCACCGATCTGTTCCTGCGCCTGCTCGATGCTGTCAAAAGCGGCCCCAATCGCCTGAAAGGCGGCGTGCCCGAAGGCTGGTCGATCGGTCACAAGACCGGCACCGGTCAGGTCCTCGACACCGTTCCGCCGGGCGTGATTGGGGAGCAGGCAGGCTATAATGATGTGGGCATTCTGACAGCTCCCGATGGCCACCGCTATGCCGTCGTGGTGATGATCGGTCGCACGGCGACGCCTGTGCCGGAACGGATGGAACTGATGCACCGGATTGTCGCCGCGACAGTGGCCTATCACTATCAAGCCAAGGGCGAGGCGGTGCCGCCTGCCATGCTCCCGCCAATCGAGGAAAGCTGA
- a CDS encoding sterol desaturase family protein translates to MKIEEKIDRHADGFFRKLMRDLESPTKVRRFGSGWLSGFFALLLAVAGFGLVIALRFPDWFATPELEIVKEWGGFRVLLHGVLLASYALALLSLLLRPRKVLGMTALAIGLSAALLGGSSVQPEGGNSWGIFFGLDFFVVNLLATGFMFAPLERLAPHRREQRLFRQEWREDLFYFLVSTMFVQVLAFITLAPSEIINSSTSNWDAFRATVASLPWLVQFIIVLVVSDMAQYWYHRLFHQVPFLWGFHAIHHSAKSMDWLAGSRMHFVEVILLRTITSLPLFTLGFEASVMQAYIGFIYVWSSLLHANVGGDFNRLGHWIATPRFHHWHHGLEEEAFDVNFAIHFPWIDKLFGTFHLPEDRWPENYGIPEDVPRGYAGQFLYPWTRKGKVDAPPAE, encoded by the coding sequence ATGAAGATCGAAGAGAAGATTGACCGGCATGCAGATGGCTTTTTTCGCAAGCTGATGCGCGACCTGGAATCGCCCACAAAGGTGCGGCGGTTTGGCAGTGGCTGGCTCTCCGGCTTCTTTGCCCTGCTGCTCGCTGTCGCCGGTTTCGGCCTGGTAATCGCGCTGCGTTTCCCTGACTGGTTTGCCACCCCGGAGCTTGAGATCGTCAAAGAATGGGGCGGCTTCCGCGTGCTGCTCCATGGTGTGTTGCTGGCCAGCTATGCGCTCGCCCTGCTCAGTCTGCTGCTGAGGCCGCGCAAGGTGTTGGGGATGACAGCGCTGGCGATCGGACTCTCGGCGGCCTTGCTCGGCGGGTCGAGTGTCCAGCCGGAGGGCGGCAACAGTTGGGGGATATTCTTCGGCCTCGATTTCTTCGTCGTGAACCTGCTTGCGACCGGCTTCATGTTCGCGCCGCTGGAACGGCTGGCGCCGCACCGGAGGGAACAGCGGCTGTTCCGCCAGGAATGGCGCGAGGACCTGTTCTATTTCCTGGTCAGCACGATGTTCGTTCAGGTGCTGGCCTTCATCACGCTGGCGCCATCGGAGATCATCAATTCCAGTACCAGCAATTGGGATGCCTTCCGCGCCACAGTCGCCAGCCTGCCGTGGCTGGTGCAGTTTATCATCGTGCTCGTCGTCTCCGACATGGCGCAATATTGGTATCATCGGCTGTTCCACCAGGTGCCGTTCCTGTGGGGTTTCCACGCGATCCACCACAGCGCCAAGAGCATGGACTGGCTGGCCGGATCGCGGATGCATTTCGTGGAGGTGATCCTGTTGCGCACTATCACTTCGCTGCCGCTGTTCACGCTCGGGTTCGAGGCATCGGTGATGCAGGCCTATATCGGGTTTATCTATGTCTGGTCGTCGCTGCTGCACGCCAATGTCGGCGGAGATTTCAACCGGCTTGGCCACTGGATCGCTACCCCGCGTTTCCACCACTGGCATCACGGGCTGGAGGAAGAGGCTTTCGACGTGAATTTCGCGATCCATTTCCCGTGGATCGACAAGCTGTTCGGCACCTTCCATTTGCCTGAAGATCGCTGGCCTGAAAACTACGGCATCCCCGAAGACGTGCCGCGCGGATATGCCGGGCAGTTCCTTTATCCGTGGACGCGCAAGGGCAAGGTGGATGCGCCGCCTGCCGAATAG
- the ligA gene encoding NAD-dependent DNA ligase LigA, which produces MSDANHLSEAEAANELMRLARQIAKHDKLYHAQDDPEITDQEYDALVRRNAELEAAFPDLVRADSPSKKVGHAIAASPLSKVTHEVRMMSLDNAFADEEVAEFVARVRRFLALDDATPIAFTAEDKIDGLSCSLRYEGGKLVRAATRGDGQVGEDVTPNVAHIADIPQQLAGDVPDVFEIRGEVYMATADFHALNARLMDEACSAAEAKGEALDPAKVRQFANPRNAAAGSLRQKDASVTAKRPLKFWAHGWGAVEGELPAATQVEMVERIAAWGVPVSPLFRRCETLEQMLAHYEEIGRLRPELPYEIDGVVYKVDRLDWQARLGFVAKAPRWAIARKFPAEQAETTLESIDIQVGRTGKLTPVGRLAPVLVGGVTVTNVTLHNRDEIARLGVRPGDRVVVQRAGDVIPQVVRNLTPDADRAPFAFPERCPECDSEAVNEEGEVDVRCTGGLICPAQRTERLKHFVSRGALDIDGLGEKTIDQFFALGWLESPADIFRLKHRREDILALEGWKDKSVDNLLASVENRRAPDAARLLFGLGIRHVGAVTARDLLKYFHELPAIREAAEKARSGDEDATSELTSIDGIGTAVVEALGDFFHEDHNCAVWDDLLSEVAPPRYEVETLDSPVAGKTVVFTGKLETMSRDEAKAQAERLGAKASGSVSAKTDLLVAGPGAGSKLKKAAELGIETIDEAGWAEIVKAAG; this is translated from the coding sequence ATGAGTGACGCAAACCATCTCTCCGAAGCCGAAGCCGCAAATGAATTGATGCGGCTGGCGCGGCAGATCGCGAAGCATGACAAGCTGTATCATGCCCAGGACGATCCCGAGATTACCGATCAGGAATATGACGCGCTGGTGCGGCGCAATGCGGAGCTGGAGGCAGCGTTTCCCGATTTGGTGCGCGCGGACTCGCCCAGCAAAAAGGTTGGCCATGCGATTGCCGCTTCGCCGCTGAGCAAGGTCACCCACGAGGTTCGCATGATGAGCCTCGACAATGCCTTTGCCGACGAGGAAGTCGCGGAGTTTGTTGCGCGGGTGCGGCGGTTTTTGGCGTTGGACGACGCCACGCCGATCGCCTTCACGGCAGAGGACAAGATCGACGGCCTGTCATGCTCCTTGCGCTATGAGGGCGGCAAACTCGTCCGCGCGGCGACCCGCGGGGACGGACAAGTGGGCGAGGATGTGACGCCCAATGTCGCCCATATTGCCGACATTCCGCAGCAGCTGGCGGGCGATGTGCCGGATGTGTTCGAGATCCGGGGTGAAGTCTATATGGCCACTGCCGATTTCCATGCGCTCAATGCACGCTTGATGGACGAGGCATGCAGCGCGGCAGAGGCCAAGGGCGAGGCACTGGATCCTGCAAAGGTCCGCCAATTCGCCAATCCGCGCAATGCGGCGGCTGGGTCGTTGCGGCAAAAGGATGCCAGCGTGACCGCCAAGCGACCGCTGAAATTCTGGGCCCATGGTTGGGGTGCGGTTGAGGGCGAATTGCCGGCTGCGACACAGGTCGAGATGGTCGAAAGGATCGCCGCATGGGGTGTGCCCGTGTCGCCGCTGTTCCGGCGCTGTGAAACGCTGGAGCAGATGCTGGCCCATTATGAGGAAATCGGGCGGCTGCGGCCGGAATTGCCTTATGAGATTGACGGTGTGGTTTACAAGGTGGACCGGCTCGACTGGCAGGCGCGGTTGGGCTTCGTCGCCAAGGCGCCGCGCTGGGCGATTGCCCGCAAGTTCCCGGCGGAACAGGCTGAAACGACGCTGGAATCTATCGATATCCAGGTCGGCCGTACGGGCAAGCTGACGCCGGTCGGGCGGCTCGCACCGGTGCTGGTGGGCGGGGTCACGGTGACCAATGTCACGCTCCACAATCGCGACGAGATTGCGCGCCTTGGTGTGCGCCCGGGAGACCGGGTGGTGGTGCAGCGCGCCGGTGACGTGATCCCGCAGGTCGTCCGCAATCTGACGCCCGATGCAGATCGCGCGCCATTCGCATTCCCGGAACGCTGCCCCGAATGCGACAGCGAGGCGGTCAACGAAGAGGGCGAAGTCGATGTGCGCTGCACTGGCGGCCTTATATGTCCGGCACAACGTACTGAAAGATTGAAGCATTTTGTCAGTCGCGGGGCGCTGGATATTGACGGGCTGGGCGAGAAGACCATCGACCAATTCTTCGCACTGGGTTGGCTGGAAAGCCCGGCCGATATCTTCCGTCTCAAGCACCGTCGTGAGGATATTCTGGCGCTGGAAGGGTGGAAGGACAAGTCTGTCGATAACCTGTTGGCGAGCGTGGAGAACCGGCGCGCACCGGACGCCGCGCGGCTGCTGTTCGGGCTTGGCATTCGTCACGTTGGTGCGGTGACGGCGCGCGATTTACTCAAATATTTCCATGAATTACCGGCGATACGTGAGGCAGCCGAGAAAGCGCGTTCAGGCGATGAGGACGCTACTAGCGAACTCACCAGCATCGACGGTATCGGCACCGCCGTGGTGGAGGCGCTGGGGGACTTCTTCCACGAGGATCACAACTGCGCTGTCTGGGACGATCTGCTCAGCGAGGTCGCCCCTCCGCGCTACGAAGTGGAGACGCTCGACTCGCCCGTGGCTGGCAAGACGGTGGTCTTCACCGGGAAGCTCGAAACCATGAGCCGCGATGAGGCCAAGGCGCAGGCCGAGCGACTGGGGGCCAAGGCGTCCGGATCGGTCAGCGCGAAGACGGACTTGCTAGTCGCCGGGCCGGGCGCAGGCAGCAAGCTCAAGAAAGCGGCCGAACTGGGGATCGAAACAATCGACGAGGCCGGCTGGGCGGAAATCGTGAAGGCGGCAGGTTAG
- a CDS encoding thermonuclease family protein: MAGTPKVVDGDTLDFAGARIELHGIDAPESSQTCQREGESWACGEDAITFLRTFLKGHEVSCQPQADVRDGNVVAACTRGSLDLSAVMIEAGLAVALDSAPAAYHDAQALRQQHKMGLWGSDFERPDRWRAANPAAVTPPSPAMKRQAEARMAAKRADASLHRQWRNQFGCAIKGNHSRRGEWIYHLPGRPYYAQTKAEALFCTEADAQAAGYRRSKA; the protein is encoded by the coding sequence TTGGCGGGGACTCCAAAAGTCGTGGATGGGGATACGCTGGATTTCGCCGGAGCACGGATCGAGCTGCATGGCATCGATGCGCCTGAATCATCACAGACATGCCAGCGCGAGGGTGAGAGTTGGGCGTGCGGCGAAGACGCCATCACCTTCCTGCGCACTTTCCTCAAGGGTCACGAGGTTTCCTGCCAGCCCCAGGCCGACGTCCGCGACGGCAATGTGGTTGCTGCCTGCACAAGAGGGTCGCTCGATTTATCGGCGGTCATGATCGAAGCAGGTCTGGCGGTCGCTCTGGATAGTGCGCCTGCTGCCTATCATGATGCACAAGCCCTGCGGCAGCAGCACAAGATGGGATTGTGGGGATCGGATTTTGAGCGCCCGGATCGTTGGCGCGCGGCCAATCCAGCCGCCGTCACGCCGCCTTCGCCGGCAATGAAACGACAGGCGGAAGCGCGCATGGCCGCAAAACGGGCGGACGCATCCCTCCATCGCCAATGGCGCAACCAGTTCGGCTGCGCGATCAAGGGCAATCACAGCCGGCGGGGGGAATGGATCTATCACCTGCCCGGGCGACCCTATTACGCCCAGACAAAGGCCGAGGCCCTGTTTTGCACGGAAGCCGATGCGCAGGCTGCCGGATACCGCCGTTCAAAGGCCTGA